The Primulina tabacum isolate GXHZ01 chromosome 16, ASM2559414v2, whole genome shotgun sequence genome window below encodes:
- the LOC142529348 gene encoding uncharacterized protein LOC142529348, with the protein MLQILAYEYYPSVVQKFARKSDVDGLMLPRMFQWVTNTWPSNRAPTAVDVTAAFGDSAIDDCLGCLTPTPEELVSTYYTTGDFVDSAPDAVTTRVLELWRQGQTVICSEHPLESPSVQHMHSAHSPPSVQHTPPAHASPDVSGTRPGDLNRSSSSTSSPMHTGPRVHFGLNPSRRPSPLEHRFERRLTVLEDSVTSMHVKMSAEFIEIRASIRSINQALVDLKSSFNLGLDELRLSLTEQIRAGFVEMRSNMPVQQDRDYSIAYTRGRKRKASEADFGLDDNLVREIDSTSQTLHIFEPNLHVIIEKSSEDIQVTPDSRKSGGEATTSRGVADNMGKEIGSSSQTQQIFEPNLQGIPDESAGDIQVTPDARMPGGEATTSRDDGVRPLAETVTLKVNNSLARVRASMLDRSPSRIRGFYVEYEKSFYGPMAIANSRVTFSVSF; encoded by the exons ATGTTACAAATCCTCGCTTATGAATATTATCCGAGCGTGGTACAAAAGTTTGCAAGGAAAAGTGATGTGGACGGTTTGATGTTGCCCAGGATGTTTCAATGGGTGACTAACACGTGGCCGTCAAACCGTGCCCCAACTGCTGTTGATGTCACTGCAGCCTTTGGTGATTCTGCTATAGAT gATTGTCTTGGATGTTTGACTCCTACTCCCGAGGAGCTCGTTTCAACGTATTATACGACCGGGGATTTTGTTGATTCTGCGCCCGATGCGGTCACCACTCGGGTACTCGAGCTCTGGAGGCAGGGTCAGACAGTCATATGTAGCGAGCATCCTCTGGAGTCTCCCTCAGTCCAGCACATGCATTCCGCACATTCACCTCCCTCTGTCCAGCACACACCTCCTGCACATGCATCTCCTGACGTTTCCGGCACCCGTCCTGGTGATCTCAATAGATCCAGCTCTAGCACCAGTTCTCCTATGCATACGGGTCCTAGAGTCCACTTTGGACTCAATCCTTCCCGCCGCCCATCACCCTTGGAGCATCGTTTCGAGCGGCGATTGACTGTGTTGGAGGATTCTGTTACGTCGATGCATGTTAAGATGTCAGCAGAATTTATTGAGATCAGAGCGTCTATCAGGAGCATAAATCAAGCTCTAGTTGACTTGAAATCGAGTTTCAATCTTGGTCTCgatgagttgagattgagttTGACTGAACAGATTAGAGCTGGTTTTGTTGAGATGAGGTCTAACATGCCAGTGCAGCAGGACAGAGATTATAGCATAGCATATACCAGAGGGCGGAAGAGGAAAGCGTCCGAGGCAGATTTTG GGTTGGATGATAATCTGGTCAGGGAAATTGACAGTACTAGCCAAACATTACATATATTTGAGCCTAACCTTCATGTCATTAtagagaagtcatcagaag atattCAAGTTACTCCGGATTCGCGTAAGTCAGGTGGCGAGGCGACCACGTCGAGAG GTGTGGCTGATAATATGGGTAAGGAAATTGGTAGTAGTAGCCAAACCCAACAGATATTTGAGCCTAACCTTCAAGGCATTCCAGATGAGTCCGCAGGAG ATATTCAAGTGACTCCAGATGCGCGTATGCCAGGAGGCGAGGCGACCACGTCGAGAG ATGACGGTGTGAGGCCACTTGCGGAGACCGTGACACTGAAGGTAAACAACTCGCTTGCACGAGTTAGGGCATCGATGCTCGACCGTTCGCCTAGTAGGATTCGAGGTTTTTACGTCGAATATGAGAAGTCTTTCTACGGACCCATGGCGATCGCAAACTCGCGTGTCACTTTCTCTgtaagcttttaa
- the LOC142529163 gene encoding reticulon-like protein B12 isoform X2 translates to MMTFSSNSSSESSTSKSLLLLFLQFPLTSLEERENAGLYDLWMAVEEIICVNGNERHQYEEALIAIIVEEPLRRYCQRIRRPDFWGGEAELSRPAPPLPHLHLSEEMVNEAATFIRECANAVLSASEDIALGRNSRMFIKVGLCLFIISVVVGLIDFLALGYTSLILGLTVPALYERYERHIVTCSSWIQETAGVVYKI, encoded by the exons ATG ATGACATTCTCCAGCAACTCAAGCTCGGAATCATCGACTTCGAAATCTCTACTTCTTCTGTTCCTTCAGTTTCCACTCACTTCCCTCGAAGAGAGGGAAAATGCAGGTCTAT ATGATTTATGGATGGCTGTCGAAGAGATCATCTGTGTCAATGGCAACGAACGGCATCAATATGAAGAGGCATTGATTGCAATAATTGTTGAGGAACCTTTGAGACG CTACTGCCAACGTATTAGGAGGCCTGATTTTTGGGGTGGAGAGGCAGAACTTTCG AGACCTGCACCACCTCTACCCCATTTGCATCTATCTGAAGAAATGGTAAATGAGGCAGCAACTTTCATTCGTGAATGTGCAAATGCGGTGCTTTCAGCATCTGAAGATATCGCCCTAGGACGGAACTCAAGAATGTTCATCAAAGTTGGTCTTTGTCTGTTTATAATCTCCGTGGTTGTGGGTCTAATCGATTTCCTTGCATTGGGTTACACGA GCCTTATTCTTGGTCTTACAGTTCCAGCACTTTATGAAAGATATGAAAGACATATAGTCACGTGCTCTAGTTGGATACAGGAAACTGCTGGAGTTGTATATAAGATTTAA
- the LOC142529163 gene encoding reticulon-like protein B12 isoform X3: MMTFSSNSSSESSTSKSLLLLFLQFPLTSLEERENADDLWMAVEEIICVNGNERHQYEEALIAIIVEEPLRRYCQRIRRPDFWGGEAELSRPAPPLPHLHLSEEMVNEAATFIRECANAVLSASEDIALGRNSRMFIKVGLCLFIISVVVGLIDFLALGYTSLILGLTVPALYERYERHIVTCSSWIQETAGVVYKI; encoded by the exons ATG ATGACATTCTCCAGCAACTCAAGCTCGGAATCATCGACTTCGAAATCTCTACTTCTTCTGTTCCTTCAGTTTCCACTCACTTCCCTCGAAGAGAGGGAAAATGCAG ATGATTTATGGATGGCTGTCGAAGAGATCATCTGTGTCAATGGCAACGAACGGCATCAATATGAAGAGGCATTGATTGCAATAATTGTTGAGGAACCTTTGAGACG CTACTGCCAACGTATTAGGAGGCCTGATTTTTGGGGTGGAGAGGCAGAACTTTCG AGACCTGCACCACCTCTACCCCATTTGCATCTATCTGAAGAAATGGTAAATGAGGCAGCAACTTTCATTCGTGAATGTGCAAATGCGGTGCTTTCAGCATCTGAAGATATCGCCCTAGGACGGAACTCAAGAATGTTCATCAAAGTTGGTCTTTGTCTGTTTATAATCTCCGTGGTTGTGGGTCTAATCGATTTCCTTGCATTGGGTTACACGA GCCTTATTCTTGGTCTTACAGTTCCAGCACTTTATGAAAGATATGAAAGACATATAGTCACGTGCTCTAGTTGGATACAGGAAACTGCTGGAGTTGTATATAAGATTTAA
- the LOC142529163 gene encoding reticulon-like protein B12 isoform X4, translated as MLDVNSGIKCNSSDDLWMAVEEIICVNGNERHQYEEALIAIIVEEPLRRYCQRIRRPDFWGGEAELSRPAPPLPHLHLSEEMVNEAATFIRECANAVLSASEDIALGRNSRMFIKVGLCLFIISVVVGLIDFLALGYTSLILGLTVPALYERYERHIVTCSSWIQETAGVVYKI; from the exons ATGCTTGATGTTAATTCAGGGATCAAATGCAATTCTTCAG ATGATTTATGGATGGCTGTCGAAGAGATCATCTGTGTCAATGGCAACGAACGGCATCAATATGAAGAGGCATTGATTGCAATAATTGTTGAGGAACCTTTGAGACG CTACTGCCAACGTATTAGGAGGCCTGATTTTTGGGGTGGAGAGGCAGAACTTTCG AGACCTGCACCACCTCTACCCCATTTGCATCTATCTGAAGAAATGGTAAATGAGGCAGCAACTTTCATTCGTGAATGTGCAAATGCGGTGCTTTCAGCATCTGAAGATATCGCCCTAGGACGGAACTCAAGAATGTTCATCAAAGTTGGTCTTTGTCTGTTTATAATCTCCGTGGTTGTGGGTCTAATCGATTTCCTTGCATTGGGTTACACGA GCCTTATTCTTGGTCTTACAGTTCCAGCACTTTATGAAAGATATGAAAGACATATAGTCACGTGCTCTAGTTGGATACAGGAAACTGCTGGAGTTGTATATAAGATTTAA
- the LOC142529163 gene encoding reticulon-like protein B12 isoform X1 — translation MLDVNSGIKCNSSGFAYMLMKPLQYPVSFNCISFWQSSNQNSLWVADDLWMAVEEIICVNGNERHQYEEALIAIIVEEPLRRYCQRIRRPDFWGGEAELSRPAPPLPHLHLSEEMVNEAATFIRECANAVLSASEDIALGRNSRMFIKVGLCLFIISVVVGLIDFLALGYTSLILGLTVPALYERYERHIVTCSSWIQETAGVVYKI, via the exons ATGCTTGATGTTAATTCAGGGATCAAATGCAATTCTTCAGGTTTTGCATATATGCTGATGAAACCATTACAATATCCTGTTTCATTTAATTGTATAAGCTTTTGGCAATCATCTAATCAAAACTCTCTATGGGTGGCAGATGATTTATGGATGGCTGTCGAAGAGATCATCTGTGTCAATGGCAACGAACGGCATCAATATGAAGAGGCATTGATTGCAATAATTGTTGAGGAACCTTTGAGACG CTACTGCCAACGTATTAGGAGGCCTGATTTTTGGGGTGGAGAGGCAGAACTTTCG AGACCTGCACCACCTCTACCCCATTTGCATCTATCTGAAGAAATGGTAAATGAGGCAGCAACTTTCATTCGTGAATGTGCAAATGCGGTGCTTTCAGCATCTGAAGATATCGCCCTAGGACGGAACTCAAGAATGTTCATCAAAGTTGGTCTTTGTCTGTTTATAATCTCCGTGGTTGTGGGTCTAATCGATTTCCTTGCATTGGGTTACACGA GCCTTATTCTTGGTCTTACAGTTCCAGCACTTTATGAAAGATATGAAAGACATATAGTCACGTGCTCTAGTTGGATACAGGAAACTGCTGGAGTTGTATATAAGATTTAA
- the LOC142528951 gene encoding E3 ubiquitin-protein ligase HAKAI homolog isoform X1: MLQIRLTKPASESGGSAKPTPADNIRVACPDHLVLADLPVAKSLGSASASAVIKTVGRRSRRQLGERVHFCVRCDFPIAIYGRLSPCEHAFCLDCARSDSLCYLCDERIQKIQTIKMMEGIFICAAPHCLKSFLKKTEFESHINEIHADLLHPHKEKEGNESEATSARKPLASDSTVQAPLRSVFSSSSNLQAHDHEDKSQRPQSRDPPPLRPNMHPMSSPHFPGKVPNNPSEQQHVSNQSQVFDRAASQIHFPQQTIDLQGGLRQDSAATNQNPVLPAPQFGYSPYVSDGMQQFFGAPYDGVRPGAMPEAGSDQGTLLGFPPGPAGPMNFAQNYPQPWNLGMVSGPLDSPLVAQGATDGFVNVSDPQGRGFYQGDYGQNVAAANKPMERRPQTLPLPPPRPSSLFSSHLSQLKQGWSYPNDGNRDAPPGFGWQNEGRDNFGGGPD, encoded by the exons ATGCTGCAGATTCGACTGACCAAACCAGCTAGTGAAAGTGGTGGAAGTGCGAAACCCACCCCAGCTGACAATATCAGAGTTGCATGCCCGGATCATCTTGTTTTAGCAGATCTTCCTGTAGCCAAGAGCCTTGGTTCCGCAAGTGCTTCAGCTGTCATCAAGACTGTTGGCCGCAGGTCTCGCCGCCAGCTTGGTGAGCGTGTTCATTTCTGTGTCAGATGTGATTTCCCTATCGCTATATATGGGCGTCTG AGCCCCTGTGAACATGCATTTTGTCTGGACTGTGCTAGGAGTGATTCTCTTTGTTACCT CTGTGATGAACGCATTCAAAAGATTCAGACAATTAAAATGATGGAAGGAATCTTCATTTGTGCAGCTCCTCATTGTCTCAAGtctttcttgaagaaaactgAATTTGAGTCGCACATAAATGAAATCCATGCTGACCTTCTTCATCCACACAAGGAAAAGGAAGGAAATGAGTCAGAAGCTACAAGTGCCAGAAAACCTTTGGCCTCAGATTCTACAGTTCAAGCACCCCTAAGGTCAGTATTTTCTTCAAGTTCAAATCTTCAGGCTCATGACCACGAGGACAAAAGCCAACGACCCCAATCCAGAGATCCGCCACCTCTAAGACCTAATATGCATCCAATGTCATCGCCACATTTTCCTGGAAAAGTCCCAAATAACCCGTCAGAGCAACAGCATGTTAGTAATCAATCCCAAGTTTTTGACAGAGCTGCCTCCCAGATCCATTTTCCTCAACAAACCATTGATCTGCAGGGCGGTCTGAGGCAAGATTCAG CAGCAACCAATCAAAACCCAGTCTTACCTGCCCCACAATTTGGCTATTCTCCTTATGTATCTGATGGAATGCAGCAGTTCTTTGGTGCTCCATATGATGGGGTGAGGCCAGGTGCCATGCCTGAAGCTGGATCAGATCAAGGTACATTGTTAGGTTTCCCACCTGGTCCTGCTGGACCCATGAATTTTGCACAAAACTATCCCCAGCCATGGAATTTGGGAATGGTTTCTGGCCCTTTGGATTCTCCTCTTGTTGCCCAAGGAGCTACAGATGGTTTCGTGAACGTGTCTGATCCTCAAGGACGAGGATTCTATCAGGGTGATTATGGACAGAATGTGGCCGCGGCCAACAAACCTATGGAACGGAGGCCCCAAACCTTGCCACTTCCACCACCACGTCCATCTTCTCTATTTTCTTCCCACTTATCTCAACTAAAACAAGGGTGGTCATACCCTAATGATGGAAACCGTGATGCGCCACCAGGCTTTGGTTGGCAGAATGAGGGACGTGACAACTTCGGAGGTGGCCCGGATTAG
- the LOC142528951 gene encoding E3 ubiquitin-protein ligase HAKAI homolog isoform X2: MLQIRLTKPASESGGSAKPTPADNIRVACPDHLVLADLPVAKSLGSASASAVIKTVGRRSRRQLGERVHFCVRCDFPIAIYGRLSPCEHAFCLDCARSDSLCYLCDERIQKIQTIKMMEGIFICAAPHCLKSFLKKTEFESHINEIHADLLHPHKEKEGNESEATSARKPLASDSTVQAPLRSVFSSSSNLQAHDHEDKSQRPQSRDPPPLRPNMHPMSSPHFPGKVPNNPSEQQHVSNQSQVFDRAASQIHFPQQTIDLQGGLRQDSATNQNPVLPAPQFGYSPYVSDGMQQFFGAPYDGVRPGAMPEAGSDQGTLLGFPPGPAGPMNFAQNYPQPWNLGMVSGPLDSPLVAQGATDGFVNVSDPQGRGFYQGDYGQNVAAANKPMERRPQTLPLPPPRPSSLFSSHLSQLKQGWSYPNDGNRDAPPGFGWQNEGRDNFGGGPD; the protein is encoded by the exons ATGCTGCAGATTCGACTGACCAAACCAGCTAGTGAAAGTGGTGGAAGTGCGAAACCCACCCCAGCTGACAATATCAGAGTTGCATGCCCGGATCATCTTGTTTTAGCAGATCTTCCTGTAGCCAAGAGCCTTGGTTCCGCAAGTGCTTCAGCTGTCATCAAGACTGTTGGCCGCAGGTCTCGCCGCCAGCTTGGTGAGCGTGTTCATTTCTGTGTCAGATGTGATTTCCCTATCGCTATATATGGGCGTCTG AGCCCCTGTGAACATGCATTTTGTCTGGACTGTGCTAGGAGTGATTCTCTTTGTTACCT CTGTGATGAACGCATTCAAAAGATTCAGACAATTAAAATGATGGAAGGAATCTTCATTTGTGCAGCTCCTCATTGTCTCAAGtctttcttgaagaaaactgAATTTGAGTCGCACATAAATGAAATCCATGCTGACCTTCTTCATCCACACAAGGAAAAGGAAGGAAATGAGTCAGAAGCTACAAGTGCCAGAAAACCTTTGGCCTCAGATTCTACAGTTCAAGCACCCCTAAGGTCAGTATTTTCTTCAAGTTCAAATCTTCAGGCTCATGACCACGAGGACAAAAGCCAACGACCCCAATCCAGAGATCCGCCACCTCTAAGACCTAATATGCATCCAATGTCATCGCCACATTTTCCTGGAAAAGTCCCAAATAACCCGTCAGAGCAACAGCATGTTAGTAATCAATCCCAAGTTTTTGACAGAGCTGCCTCCCAGATCCATTTTCCTCAACAAACCATTGATCTGCAGGGCGGTCTGAGGCAAGATTCAG CAACCAATCAAAACCCAGTCTTACCTGCCCCACAATTTGGCTATTCTCCTTATGTATCTGATGGAATGCAGCAGTTCTTTGGTGCTCCATATGATGGGGTGAGGCCAGGTGCCATGCCTGAAGCTGGATCAGATCAAGGTACATTGTTAGGTTTCCCACCTGGTCCTGCTGGACCCATGAATTTTGCACAAAACTATCCCCAGCCATGGAATTTGGGAATGGTTTCTGGCCCTTTGGATTCTCCTCTTGTTGCCCAAGGAGCTACAGATGGTTTCGTGAACGTGTCTGATCCTCAAGGACGAGGATTCTATCAGGGTGATTATGGACAGAATGTGGCCGCGGCCAACAAACCTATGGAACGGAGGCCCCAAACCTTGCCACTTCCACCACCACGTCCATCTTCTCTATTTTCTTCCCACTTATCTCAACTAAAACAAGGGTGGTCATACCCTAATGATGGAAACCGTGATGCGCCACCAGGCTTTGGTTGGCAGAATGAGGGACGTGACAACTTCGGAGGTGGCCCGGATTAG